In Dama dama isolate Ldn47 chromosome 20, ASM3311817v1, whole genome shotgun sequence, a single window of DNA contains:
- the RIT1 gene encoding GTP-binding protein Rit1, with amino-acid sequence MDSGTRPVGSCSSPAGLSREYKLVMLGAGGVGKSAMTMQFISHRFPEDHDPTIEDAYKIRIRIDDEPANLDILDTAGQAEFTAMRDQYMRAGEGFIICYSITDRRSFHEVREFKQLIYRVRRTDDTPVVLVGNKSDLKQLRQVTKEEGLALAREFSCPFFETSAAYRYYIDDVFHALVREIRRKEKEAVLAMEKKSKPKNSVWKRLKSPFRKKKDSVT; translated from the exons ATGGATTCTGGGACTCGCCCAGTTGGTAGCTGTAGCAGCCCTGCCGGGCTGTCTCGGGAATATAAACTAGTGATGCTGGGTGCTGGTGGTGTAGGGAAAAGTG CCATGACCATGCAGTTCATTAGCCACCGATTTCCAGAAGATCATGATCCTACCATTG AAGATGCTTATAAAATCCGGATCCGTATTGATGATGAGCCTGCCAACCTGGATATTTTGGATACAGCTGGACAG GCAGAGTTTACAGCCATGCGGGATCAGTatatgagggcaggagaagggtttATCATCTGTTACTCCATTACCGATCGTCGGAGTTTCCATGAAGTTCGGGAGTTTAAACAGCTTATTTATCGAGTTCGACGTACTGATGATACTCCTGTGGTTCTTGTGGGAAACAAGTCTGACCTAAAGCAGCTAAGACAG gtcaCCAAGGAAGAAGGATTGGCTTTGGCCCGAGAATTCAGCTGCCCCTTTTTTGAGACATCTGCTGCATACCGCTACTACATCGATGATGTATTCCATGCCCTTGTCCGGGAGATTCGTAGGAAAGAAAAGGAGGCAGTATTGGCCATGGAGAAAAAATCTAAGCCCAAAAACAGTGTATGGAAGAGGCTAAAATCACCATTCCGGAAGAAGAAAGATTCAGTAACTTGA